A single region of the Stigmatopora argus isolate UIUO_Sarg chromosome 6, RoL_Sarg_1.0, whole genome shotgun sequence genome encodes:
- the asic1b gene encoding acid-sensing ion channel 1B isoform X2 has translation MCQCDSSGTKAKATAGSLAEAGKLFVTHTTLHGLRHVFSGGSSYPRRVAWLLAFLAAVALLLAWSSNRVRYLLSSPVYTKAHMVYTKRLVFPAVTICNQNLLLPRRMKKTDIFSAGRWLGLLGRNWQLSPAARDALAAPSQPSEPPWSPLSRILDFNHFLPPPRESQPSMRQLLDRLGHQLEEMLLYCRYQGEMCGPRNFSTIFTRYGKCYTFNSGQDGRPLLLTMKGGMGNGLELMLDIQQDEYLPVWGETDETSFEAGIKVQIHTQDEPPFIDQLGFGVAPGFQTFVSCQEQRLTYLPPPWGDCKATPMDSDFFSTYSITACRIDCETRYLVENCNCRMVHMPGDAPYCTPEQYKECADPALDFLVERDNDYCVCETPCNLTRYGKEMSFVKIPSKASAKYLAKKFNKTEQYIADNLLVLDIFFEALNYETIEQKKAYELAGLLGDIGGQMGLFIGASILTILELFDYLYEVIKYKLCRCVKKKHKGRNNNDRGTVLSLDDVKHHVSTPEAPCDNMRTPSTYPGNMLPHHPAQGNFEDFTC, from the exons ATGTGCCAATGCGACTCCTCCGGCACCAAAGCCAAGGCCACCGCGGGCTCCCTAGCCGAAGCGGGCAAACTCTTCGTGACTCACACCACTCTTCACGGCCTGAGGCACGTCTTCAGCGGGGGTTCTTCCTACCCTCGCCGGGTGGCCTGGCTGCTGGCGTTCCTAGCGGCCGTGGCCCTGCTCCTCGCCTGGTCCTCCAACCGGGTGCGCTACCTGCTCTCGTCGCCGGTCTACACCAAAGCGCACATGGTGTACACCAAGCGGCTCGTCTTCCCGGCCGTCACCATTTGCAATCAGAACCTGCTGCTGCCCCGGCGCATGAAGAAGACGGACATTTTCAGCGCCGggaggtggctggggctcctgGGGAGGAATTGGCAGTTGTCCCCGGCGGCCAGGGACGCCTTGGCGGCGCCGTCGCAGCCAAGCGAGCCGCCCTGGTCACCGCTTTCACGCATTCTGGACTTCAACCACTTTCTGCCTCCCCCGAGGGAGTCGCAGCCGTCCATGAGGCAGCTTTTAGACCGGCTGGGACACCAGTTGGAGGAAATGCTCTTGTACTGCCGCTACCAGGGAGAGATGTGCGGACCGCGCAATTTTAGCACC ATCTTCACACGCTACGGAAAGTGCTACACCTTCAATTCTGGCCAGGACGGGCGACCGCTGCTGTTGACCATGAAGGGCGGCATGGGCAATGGTCTGGAGCTGATGCTCGACATCCAACAGGACGAATACTTGCCTGTGTGGGGAGAAACAG ACGAGACATCGTTCGAAGCTGGAATCAAAGTTCAGATCCACACGCAGGACGAACCGCCATTCATCGATCAGCTGGGCTTCGGAGTGGCGCCGGGTTTCCAGACCTTTGTTTCCTGTCAGGAACAACGG TTGACCTATTTGCCACCACCTTGGGGAGACTGCAAGGCCACCCCAATGGACTCGGACTTCTTCAGCACGTATAGTATAACCGCTTGTCGCATAGACTGTGAAACTCGCTACCTGGTGGAAAACTGCAACTGCAGGATGGTCCACATGCCCG GAGATGCACCCTACTGCACCCCTGAGCAATATAAGGAGTGCGCAGATCCAGCATTAG ACTTTTTGGTGGAACGGGACAACGACTACTGCGTCTGTGAGACGCCGTGCAACTTGACACGTTACGGAAAAGAGATGTCCTTCGTCAAGATTCCTAGCAAGGCTTCGGCCAAGTACCTCGCTAAGAAGTTTAACAAGACGGAACAGTACATCGC AGATAACCTTCTGGTCCTGGATATCTTCTTTGAGGCTCTCAACTATGAAACCATCGAACAAAAGAAGGCCTACGAGTTGGCGGGGCTACTTG GTGACATCGGGGGTCAGATGGGGCTTTTTATCGGAGCCAGCATCCTCACCATCCTCGAGCTTTTTGATTATCTCTACGAG GTGATCAAATACAAGCTGTGCCGGTGCGTGAAGAAGAAACACAAAGGGCGCAACAACAATGACCGAGGCACTGTGCTGAGTCTGGATGATGTGAAGCACCATGTCAGTACACCCGAG GCTCCCTGCGACAACATGCGGACGCCATCCACCTACCCGGGCAACATGCTACCTCATCACCCGGCCCAGGGAAACTTCGAGGACTTCACCTGCTga
- the smarcd1 gene encoding SWI/SNF-related matrix-associated actin-dependent regulator of chromatin subfamily D member 1 isoform X1, whose protein sequence is MAARGGFQSAPAGGGGGVMGPGPPVPGAGPGMGPGTPSGRMGPSPAAQNHMYRSPMPGPGYPRPGMPPSSRMTPQGPSMGPPGYGGSPVSRPGMPGVMDPSRKRPAPQQIQQVQQQSRNQHTKKKKMADKILPQRIRELVPESQAYMDLLAFERKLDQTIMRKRLDIQEALKRPIKQKRKLRIFISNTFNPAKPDAEDGEGTVASWELRVEGRLLEDAAVSKYEATKQKRKFSSFFKSLVIELDKDLYGPDNHLVEWHRTATTQETDGFQVKRPGDVGVRCTVLLMLDYQPPQFKLDPRLARMLGIHTQTRPVIIQALWQYVKTHKLQDPHEREFINCDKYLQQIFETQRMKFSEIPQRLHALLMPPEPIIINHVISVDPNDQKKTACYDIDVEVDDTLKTQMNSFLLSTASQQEIAGLDNKIHETIETINHLKTQREFMLSFARDPQGFINDWLQSQCRDLKTMTDVVSNPEEERRAEFYYQPWAQEAVCRYFYSKVQQRRQELEQALGIRNT, encoded by the exons ATGGCGGCCAGAGGGGGCTTTCAGTCTGCACCCGCcggtggaggaggaggtgtGATGGGACCCGGACCTCCGGTACCGGGCGCGGGGCCGGGCATGGGCCCCGGGACTCCTTCTGGAAGAATGGGACCGTCGCCGGCCGCGCAGAACCACATGTACCGCTCCCCTATGCCCGGGCCTGGGTACCCG AGACCGGGCATGCCTCCGTCTAGCCGCATGACTCCGCAGGGACCATCCATGGGGCCCCCGGGCTACGGCGGGAGCCCGGTGTCACGCCCGGGGATGCCCGGCGTGATGGACCCGTCTCGGAAGAGGCCCGCTCCGCAGCAGATCCAGCAGGTTCAGCAGCAGAGCCGCAACCAGCA tacgaagaagaagaagatggctGATAAAATTCTACCTCAGAGA ATCAGGGAACTGGTCCCGGAGTCTCAGGCTTACATGGATCTCTTGGCCTTCGAGAGGAAGCTGGATCAGACCATTATGCGCAAGAGGTTGGACATCCAGGAGGCCCTCAAACGGCCCATCAAG caAAAAAGAAAGCTTCGTATCTTTATTTCAAACACCTTCAACCCGGCCAAACCCGATGCTGAGGATGGCGAAGGCACTGTGGCATCATGGGAGCTACGTGTAGAGGGGCGTCTGCTGGAAGAT GCGGCTGTATCCAAGTATGAAGCCACCAAACAGAAGAGGAAGTTCTCCTCCTTCTTCAAGTCTCTGGTGATTGAATTGGACAAGGACCTTTACGGCCCCGATAATCATCTTGTGGAA tggcACAGAACAGCGACCACCCAGGAGACGGACGGCTTCCAGGTGAAGCGGCCCGGCGACGTCGGCGTTCGCTGCACCGTCTTGCTCATGCTGGATTACCAG CCCCCGCAGTTTAAGCTGGATCCTCGCCTGGCTCGCATGCTGGGCATTCACACCCAAACGCGACCCGTCATCATCCAAGCCTTGTGGCAGTACGTCAAGACTCACAAGCTGCAGGACCCCCACGAGAGGGAGTTTATTAACTGCGATAAGTACCTTCAGCAG ATCTTCGAAACCCAAAGGATGAAGTTTTCAGAAATCCCGCAACGCCTTCACGCGCTGCTGATGCCCCCCGAGCCCATCATCATAAACCACGTCATCAG CGTGGACCCCAACGACCAAAAGAAGACGGCGTGCTACGACATCGACGTGGAGGTGGACGACACGCTGAAGACCCAGATGAACTCCTTCCTCTTGTCCACTGCCAGTCAGCAGGAGATCGCCGGCTTGGACAACAAG ATCCACGAAACCATCGAGACCATCAACCACCTGAAGACCCAGCGAGAGTTCATGCTCAGCTTCGCCCGAGACCCCCAGGGCTTCATCAACGACTGGCTGCAGTCGCAATGCAGGGATCTCAAG ACCATGACGGACGTGGTGAGCAACCCCGAAGAAGAGAGACGGGCCGAGTTCTACTACCAACCGTGGGCCCAGGAAGCCGTGTGCCGCTACTTCTACTCCAAG GTGCAGCAGAGGCGGCAGGAACTGGAGCAAGCGCTCGGAATCAGGAACACCTAA
- the asic1b gene encoding acid-sensing ion channel 1B isoform X3 yields the protein MCQCDSSGTKAKATAGSLAEAGKLFVTHTTLHGLRHVFSGGSSYPRRVAWLLAFLAAVALLLAWSSNRVRYLLSSPVYTKAHMVYTKRLVFPAVTICNQNLLLPRRMKKTDIFSAGRWLGLLGRNWQLSPAARDALAAPSQPSEPPWSPLSRILDFNHFLPPPRESQPSMRQLLDRLGHQLEEMLLYCRYQGEMCGPRNFSTIFTRYGKCYTFNSGQDGRPLLLTMKGGMGNGLELMLDIQQDEYLPVWGETDETSFEAGIKVQIHTQDEPPFIDQLGFGVAPGFQTFVSCQEQRLTYLPPPWGDCKATPMDSDFFSTYSITACRIDCETRYLVENCNCRMVHMPGDAPYCTPEQYKECADPALDFLVERDNDYCVCETPCNLTRYGKEMSFVKIPSKASAKYLAKKFNKTEQYIADNLLVLDIFFEALNYETIEQKKAYELAGLLGDIGGQMGLFIGASILTILELFDYLYEVIKYKLCRCVKKKHKGRNNNDRGTVLSLDDVKHHAPCDNMRTPSTYPGNMLPHHPAQGNFEDFTC from the exons ATGTGCCAATGCGACTCCTCCGGCACCAAAGCCAAGGCCACCGCGGGCTCCCTAGCCGAAGCGGGCAAACTCTTCGTGACTCACACCACTCTTCACGGCCTGAGGCACGTCTTCAGCGGGGGTTCTTCCTACCCTCGCCGGGTGGCCTGGCTGCTGGCGTTCCTAGCGGCCGTGGCCCTGCTCCTCGCCTGGTCCTCCAACCGGGTGCGCTACCTGCTCTCGTCGCCGGTCTACACCAAAGCGCACATGGTGTACACCAAGCGGCTCGTCTTCCCGGCCGTCACCATTTGCAATCAGAACCTGCTGCTGCCCCGGCGCATGAAGAAGACGGACATTTTCAGCGCCGggaggtggctggggctcctgGGGAGGAATTGGCAGTTGTCCCCGGCGGCCAGGGACGCCTTGGCGGCGCCGTCGCAGCCAAGCGAGCCGCCCTGGTCACCGCTTTCACGCATTCTGGACTTCAACCACTTTCTGCCTCCCCCGAGGGAGTCGCAGCCGTCCATGAGGCAGCTTTTAGACCGGCTGGGACACCAGTTGGAGGAAATGCTCTTGTACTGCCGCTACCAGGGAGAGATGTGCGGACCGCGCAATTTTAGCACC ATCTTCACACGCTACGGAAAGTGCTACACCTTCAATTCTGGCCAGGACGGGCGACCGCTGCTGTTGACCATGAAGGGCGGCATGGGCAATGGTCTGGAGCTGATGCTCGACATCCAACAGGACGAATACTTGCCTGTGTGGGGAGAAACAG ACGAGACATCGTTCGAAGCTGGAATCAAAGTTCAGATCCACACGCAGGACGAACCGCCATTCATCGATCAGCTGGGCTTCGGAGTGGCGCCGGGTTTCCAGACCTTTGTTTCCTGTCAGGAACAACGG TTGACCTATTTGCCACCACCTTGGGGAGACTGCAAGGCCACCCCAATGGACTCGGACTTCTTCAGCACGTATAGTATAACCGCTTGTCGCATAGACTGTGAAACTCGCTACCTGGTGGAAAACTGCAACTGCAGGATGGTCCACATGCCCG GAGATGCACCCTACTGCACCCCTGAGCAATATAAGGAGTGCGCAGATCCAGCATTAG ACTTTTTGGTGGAACGGGACAACGACTACTGCGTCTGTGAGACGCCGTGCAACTTGACACGTTACGGAAAAGAGATGTCCTTCGTCAAGATTCCTAGCAAGGCTTCGGCCAAGTACCTCGCTAAGAAGTTTAACAAGACGGAACAGTACATCGC AGATAACCTTCTGGTCCTGGATATCTTCTTTGAGGCTCTCAACTATGAAACCATCGAACAAAAGAAGGCCTACGAGTTGGCGGGGCTACTTG GTGACATCGGGGGTCAGATGGGGCTTTTTATCGGAGCCAGCATCCTCACCATCCTCGAGCTTTTTGATTATCTCTACGAG GTGATCAAATACAAGCTGTGCCGGTGCGTGAAGAAGAAACACAAAGGGCGCAACAACAATGACCGAGGCACTGTGCTGAGTCTGGATGATGTGAAGCACCAT GCTCCCTGCGACAACATGCGGACGCCATCCACCTACCCGGGCAACATGCTACCTCATCACCCGGCCCAGGGAAACTTCGAGGACTTCACCTGCTga
- the smarcd1 gene encoding SWI/SNF-related matrix-associated actin-dependent regulator of chromatin subfamily D member 1 isoform X2: protein MLSDTRSRLFEFLAHGLRPGMPPSSRMTPQGPSMGPPGYGGSPVSRPGMPGVMDPSRKRPAPQQIQQVQQQSRNQHTKKKKMADKILPQRIRELVPESQAYMDLLAFERKLDQTIMRKRLDIQEALKRPIKQKRKLRIFISNTFNPAKPDAEDGEGTVASWELRVEGRLLEDAAVSKYEATKQKRKFSSFFKSLVIELDKDLYGPDNHLVEWHRTATTQETDGFQVKRPGDVGVRCTVLLMLDYQPPQFKLDPRLARMLGIHTQTRPVIIQALWQYVKTHKLQDPHEREFINCDKYLQQIFETQRMKFSEIPQRLHALLMPPEPIIINHVISVDPNDQKKTACYDIDVEVDDTLKTQMNSFLLSTASQQEIAGLDNKIHETIETINHLKTQREFMLSFARDPQGFINDWLQSQCRDLKTMTDVVSNPEEERRAEFYYQPWAQEAVCRYFYSKVQQRRQELEQALGIRNT, encoded by the exons ATGCTGTCTGATACCAGAAGTCGACTTTTTGAATTCTTGGCGCACGGCTTG AGACCGGGCATGCCTCCGTCTAGCCGCATGACTCCGCAGGGACCATCCATGGGGCCCCCGGGCTACGGCGGGAGCCCGGTGTCACGCCCGGGGATGCCCGGCGTGATGGACCCGTCTCGGAAGAGGCCCGCTCCGCAGCAGATCCAGCAGGTTCAGCAGCAGAGCCGCAACCAGCA tacgaagaagaagaagatggctGATAAAATTCTACCTCAGAGA ATCAGGGAACTGGTCCCGGAGTCTCAGGCTTACATGGATCTCTTGGCCTTCGAGAGGAAGCTGGATCAGACCATTATGCGCAAGAGGTTGGACATCCAGGAGGCCCTCAAACGGCCCATCAAG caAAAAAGAAAGCTTCGTATCTTTATTTCAAACACCTTCAACCCGGCCAAACCCGATGCTGAGGATGGCGAAGGCACTGTGGCATCATGGGAGCTACGTGTAGAGGGGCGTCTGCTGGAAGAT GCGGCTGTATCCAAGTATGAAGCCACCAAACAGAAGAGGAAGTTCTCCTCCTTCTTCAAGTCTCTGGTGATTGAATTGGACAAGGACCTTTACGGCCCCGATAATCATCTTGTGGAA tggcACAGAACAGCGACCACCCAGGAGACGGACGGCTTCCAGGTGAAGCGGCCCGGCGACGTCGGCGTTCGCTGCACCGTCTTGCTCATGCTGGATTACCAG CCCCCGCAGTTTAAGCTGGATCCTCGCCTGGCTCGCATGCTGGGCATTCACACCCAAACGCGACCCGTCATCATCCAAGCCTTGTGGCAGTACGTCAAGACTCACAAGCTGCAGGACCCCCACGAGAGGGAGTTTATTAACTGCGATAAGTACCTTCAGCAG ATCTTCGAAACCCAAAGGATGAAGTTTTCAGAAATCCCGCAACGCCTTCACGCGCTGCTGATGCCCCCCGAGCCCATCATCATAAACCACGTCATCAG CGTGGACCCCAACGACCAAAAGAAGACGGCGTGCTACGACATCGACGTGGAGGTGGACGACACGCTGAAGACCCAGATGAACTCCTTCCTCTTGTCCACTGCCAGTCAGCAGGAGATCGCCGGCTTGGACAACAAG ATCCACGAAACCATCGAGACCATCAACCACCTGAAGACCCAGCGAGAGTTCATGCTCAGCTTCGCCCGAGACCCCCAGGGCTTCATCAACGACTGGCTGCAGTCGCAATGCAGGGATCTCAAG ACCATGACGGACGTGGTGAGCAACCCCGAAGAAGAGAGACGGGCCGAGTTCTACTACCAACCGTGGGCCCAGGAAGCCGTGTGCCGCTACTTCTACTCCAAG GTGCAGCAGAGGCGGCAGGAACTGGAGCAAGCGCTCGGAATCAGGAACACCTAA